Below is a window of Desulfatibacillum aliphaticivorans DSM 15576 DNA.
ACTCTTCCTGGGCGGCGGGCTGGGCAGCCGCCGGCTGCGCAGGGGCCGGAGGCGCGGGCGGAGGCTGGCTTTGCCTGGCCGCCTGTAACGGAGCGGCCTCCCGGGCGCTTTCCGGCCTTTTGTTCGCCCTTAAATGCACCGGAGGCCCGCTATTGGCGTCGGACTCCGGGGTGATGTTTTCCTCTTGAGGAAATGAATAATCCGCCGATGGATTTTTAACCTGCTGGAAAAAATCGTATTCGCTTTTTCGGGCCAACTCCTTTTCCAGCGCTTCGGCCTGGGCCTTTTCAGCCCGAATCACAGCCGCCTTCAGACCGGCAAGCTCTTTTTGCATGGCCTCTATATCAAAGGTCATGGGGCTTTGGCCGCGCCCCACATAGATGCCCAGCGTAAACATGGCGGCCATGGACGCAAACACAAAGAGTACGAATACGAAGAATTCCTTCCTGGTAAATCGAAAATCCCTGTCCCTTGTTTTTGCTTTGGCCATTATCCCCTCCGG
It encodes the following:
- a CDS encoding SPOR domain-containing protein — encoded protein: MAKAKTRDRDFRFTRKEFFVFVLFVFASMAAMFTLGIYVGRGQSPMTFDIEAMQKELAGLKAAVIRAEKAQAEALEKELARKSEYDFFQQVKNPSADYSFPQEENITPESDANSGPPVHLRANKRPESAREAAPLQAARQSQPPPAPPAPAQPAAAQPAAQEESYDFWTVQVAAVIHQQDGARMVDKFLKMGYPAYMLEAHPEPGRTIYRVRMGHFKSRKEAEALTKRLSKDWNDYLIVKK